In the Lampris incognitus isolate fLamInc1 chromosome 11, fLamInc1.hap2, whole genome shotgun sequence genome, one interval contains:
- the ralba gene encoding ras-related protein Ral-B: MMATSKNKNQSSLALHKVIMVGSGGVGKSALTLQFMYDEFVEDYEPTKADSYRKKVVLDGEEVQIDILDTAGQEDYAAIRDNYFRSGEGFLLVFSITEHESFTATAEFREQILRVKAEEDKIPLLLVGNKSDLEERRQVTIDEARGKAEEWGVQYVETSAKTRANVDKVFFDLMREVRGKKMSENKDKNGKGKNKNKNKKSFKERCCLL; the protein is encoded by the exons ATGATGGCTACCAGTAAGAATAAAAACCAGAGTTCCCTGGCTTTGCACAAAGTCATCATGGTGGGCAGTGGAGGTGTAGGGAAGTCCGCCCTCACCCTGCAGTTTATGTATGATGAG TTTGTGGAGGACTATGAGCCCACTAAGGCAGACAGCTACAGGAAGAAGGTGGTGTTGGACGGGGAAGAGGTCCAGATCGACATCCTGGACACAGCGGGTCAGGAAGACTACGCTGCCATCAGGGACAACTACTTTCGCAGTGGAGAAGGGTTTCTTCTGGTTTTCTCCATCACAGAGCATGAGTCTTTCACCGCCACCGCAGAGTTCAG GGAGCAGATCTTGCGGGTGAAGGCAGAGGAGGACAAGATCCCTCTCCTGTTGGTGGGGAACAAGTCGGACCTGGAGGAGCGGCGGCAGGTGACCATAGACGAGGCGCGTGGCAAGGCTGAGGAGTGGGGCGTGCAGTACGTGGAGACATCAGCCAAAACCAGAGCCAACGTCGACAAG GTATTTTTCGACCTGATGCGTGAAGTACGAGGCAAAAAGATGTcggaaaacaaagacaaaaacggcAAGgggaagaacaagaacaagaacaagaagagcTTCAAAGAGAGATGCTGTTTACTCTGA